GAGACCCGCGCGGTGCCCAACCCGGACCTGACGAAGCGGCACGGAAACATGGGGGTGAACTGCTGCCCGTCCACGCCGGAGGGGGAGAGGTACCTGCTGGACCTCTACGCCCGGCTGTTCGGGGAGTACAAGGACATCGGCCTTGACTACCTCGTCTGCTGGCCCTACGACGAGGGAGGCTGCGGCTGCGCCGCGTGCGCGCCCTGGGGGGCGAAGGCCTTCCCCGCGCTGTCGAGGCAGGTGGCCGCCCTCGGCCGCGCGGCCTTCCCGGACCTGCAGGTCATCCTCTCGACCTGGCTCTACGACCTGCCCCCCTCGGGCGAGTGGGAGGGCCTCTCGGCAGGGCTGGAAAAGGACGCCGCCTGGCTGGACGGGATCCTATGCGACGACCATTTCGACTTCCCGCGCTATCCGCTTGACCACGGCGTGCCCGCAGGCCTGCCCCTCTACAATTTCCCCGAGATCAGCATGTGGGGGCGCAGCCCCTGGGGCGGCTACGGCGCGAACCCGCTCCCCGCGCGGTACGAGGGCCTCTGGCGGCAGACGTGGGGGAAGCTGGACGGCGGCATGCCCTACTCCGAGGGCATCTTCGAGGACATGAACAAGGCGGTGTGCTTCCGGTTCTACTGGGACCGCGACGCCCTGACCGAGGCCACGCTCCGGGAGTACGTGTCCTACGAGTTCTCCCCGGCCGTGGCCGACGACGTGCTGGCGGCGGTGCGCCTGCTGGAGGAGGCCTGGCAGGAGCGCGGCCCGAAGTCAGTGGAGGCCTTCGAGCTCCTCAAGAAAGCGGACGCCGCCCTGCCGCAGTGGGCGCGCGGGGGCTGGCGCTGGCGCATCCTCTACCTGCGCGGGCTGATAGACAGCGAACTCGCCCGCAACGGGGAGAAAATGGAGGGGGACACCCTCCGCGCGGCGTTCAACGAGCTGACCGAAATCTACCACGCGGCGGACGCGCTGCCGTCCGTGCGGCCGCGCGTCCTCCCCTGAGGGATGAAAGCGAAGCGGCGGCCCCGGGGGGACCGGGGCCGCCGCGTGTTTTTGCGGGGGGCGGGGCTCAGCCCGCGGAGAGCAGGCCCATGAGCGCGGCGAACTGCGCGTTGACGGGCGGGGTGGACGGGTAGCGCAGGAACTCCACATGGCCGTCCATGAAAAGGACATTGCAGCCGCCGGGGATGTGGCTGAAGTCCGCCGTGTTCGTGCTGAGGAAGTCCGTCATCACGAAGACCTGGCTCTGCGCCTGCGCGGACGCGCCCGGGTTGTTGATGTCCGTGATGAGGAAACGCTCGACGCCCTCGCGCAGGCGGTAGATCGTGTCGCCGCCGCCGTTGCCGAGGCCCGCCGTCACCTTGCCGTCCTCGTCCGGCTTCGCCGCGGCGGCCGTCTGGGCGCTCGAGACATACCAGGCCATCAGCTTGGGCAGCCAATGGTCCACGATCTGCTGCGGCGCCACCGTGCCCGCGGGCATCGTCACCCCCATGAGCCCGCCCGCGGAGGTGATGTCAAACATCGGGTCCGTCTCCTGGATCTTGTCATAGACCCAGCCAAAATAGAGGTAGCTGTGGGCGGCCTGCTCGAAGGGCCAGTGCACATGGGCGCCCGCCTCCGGGTACTTTGCCGCGATGCGGTCGCCCGTCGGGTCGCCGAAAAGGCACTCGTCCTTGTAGAAGATCAGGTTGTCGTTGTCCGACGGGCACACCATCACATGGCCGTCCGACAGGTATTCCGGGTAGACCGCCATGATG
This region of Candidatus Hydrogenedentota bacterium genomic DNA includes:
- a CDS encoding DUF1559 domain-containing protein codes for the protein MRARKLGFTLIELLVVIAIIGILAAILLPALARAREAARRASCQNNLKQMGLVYKMYANEAPGMRFPPIQMRDYPGTTINPQFSLAPDIMAVYPEYLSDGHVMVCPSDNDNLIFYKDECLFGDPTGDRIAAKYPEAGAHVHWPFEQAAHSYLYFGWVYDKIQETDPMFDITSAGGLMGVTMPAGTVAPQQIVDHWLPKLMAWYVSSAQTAAAAKPDEDGKVTAGLGNGGGDTIYRLREGVERFLITDINNPGASAQAQSQVFVMTDFLSTNTADFSHIPGGCNVLFMDGHVEFLRYPSTPPVNAQFAALMGLLSAG